Below is a window of Myroides profundi DNA.
GAGGAGTATGAAAAGGATTTTGTATTAGAAAAAGCTAATGAGAATAGAGCGTTATTATGGCAATTAGTTGCGCCACCTAATAGTGTAAGAATAGTATTAAACGCCAATGAACAACTTGTTTTTATTCACTATAATAATTGTTATTGGGAGGAAGAACATGGAATTCACTTTATATATAATGAACAATTAGATTTTCTTAGGATTGACTTTGGTAGTGATTATTGGGAAGAAGAATAAAATACATATAATAAAAAATGCTGACCATGGTCAGCATTTTTTGTTTTCAGTTTATGGTTCTCTGTTTCCAGTTTCCAGTTCTCTGTTTCCAGCTCCCTAAATTATTTAATAATCTGTACTTCGAACATTTTGTCCCAGTTTTTACCTGTTAGGAAGAATGTCTTAGTCTGTGGGTTATAAGCGATACCGTTCATTACATCTCTGTCTTCGTGATATGTAGTTAGGTTTAGTAATTCGCTGAAGTCTATAACAGCTTCTATTGCTCCTGTTTGAGGATTGATTACAGCTACTGCATTTTGTGCGTAGAAGTTAGCATATATCTTACCATCTACCCATTCTAATTCATTAGCGTATGGAATAACATTCTTATCTGTATATACGCTTACTCTGTCTATTTCTTTAAAAGTCTCTGGATCTAGTTTATAGATAAACTCAGAACCTGATGTCATATAAAGATGCTTACCGTCATTCGTAAGTCCCCAACCTTCCATCTTCTGAAAATAAGGAAGTGTTTTCTCCTCTGTTAATGTTTCTGCATTGAATACATGAGCTTCATTGTTTTGATAAGTTAGTTGGTATAGTTTACCGTTTAAGATAGTACACCCCTCACCGAAGATTTCTGCTGGTTGTTTGTGAATCTTGATGACTTTACCTGTTTTATAATCTACTTGACGCACACTAGAGATTCCTTTCTTACCTGTTCCTCTTCCTGTGTTTGTTGTTC
It encodes the following:
- a CDS encoding glutaminyl-peptide cyclotransferase; translation: MKKYNILVPLVLGVAFMSCSNKKNLEKNVLSIDTTHLKQLYKGNEDIKLSLKTTENAQVDSVIYYFNDKKVGASIKNEVLNLNLGEQKLGKTTIKAVAYAENSNKEFTTSIEITAPKEPSFYSYKLVNTYPHDQDAYTQGLEFYNGILYESTGNGEGGGTTNTGRGTGKKGISSVRQVDYKTGKVIKIHKQPAEIFGEGCTILNGKLYQLTYQNNEAHVFNAETLTEEKTLPYFQKMEGWGLTNDGKHLYMTSGSEFIYKLDPETFKEIDRVSVYTDKNVIPYANELEWVDGKIYANFYAQNAVAVINPQTGAIEAVIDFSELLNLTTYHEDRDVMNGIAYNPQTKTFFLTGKNWDKMFEVQIIK